One segment of Ricinus communis isolate WT05 ecotype wild-type chromosome 8, ASM1957865v1, whole genome shotgun sequence DNA contains the following:
- the LOC8282338 gene encoding protein LURP-one-related 5 has product MKAGLIVDSGYIYQEEKHLTVLKTSLFFANDGFTVYDCRGELVFRVDSYGGPDNRETAEVVLMDANGRCLLTVRKKRPSLHHRWEGYLGERSEGQKPVFSVRRSSIIGRCSVAVEVYGNPGEEYQIEGSFANRSCTFFNAVKESVAEIRRKVDTSTHVVLGKDVFSLCLKPGFDGAFAMGLVLVLDQINGDDYVEEESEVSPTAEE; this is encoded by the exons ATGAAGGCAGGATTGATTGTGGATAGTGGGTATATATACCAAGAAGAGAAGCATCTTACAGTGCTTAAAACCTCCTTGTTCTTTGCTAATGATGGCTTCACTGTCTACGATTGCAGAGGTGAGTTAGTCTTCCGAGTCGACTCTTATGGCGGTCCTGATAACCGGGAGACTGCTGAAGTTGTTCTCATGGACGCTAATGGCCGTTGTTTGCTCACCGTCAGAAAAAAG AGGCCGAGTCTACACCACAGGTGGGAAGGCTATTTAGGAGAAAGATCAGAGGGCCAGAAACCAGTCTTCAGTGTACGAAGGTCATCAATAATCGGACGGTGCAGCGTAGCTGTAGAAGTGTATGGTAATCCAGGGGAGGAGTATCAGATAGAAGGGTCATTTGCGAATAGATCTTGCACATTTTTTAATGCAGTCAAAGAATCAGTGGCTGAGATCAGACGCAAAGTAGATACCTCTACTCACGTTGTACTTGGTAAAGACGTATTCTCTCTTTGCTTAAAGCCAGGGTTTGATGGTGCCTTTGCCATGGGGTTAGTTCTTGTTCTTGATCAGATCAACGGTGATGATTATGTTGAGGAAGAGAGTGAGGTGTCCCCTACGGCAGAGGAGTAA